TCTGGACCAAGACCCCCAGGATCAGGGCGTTGTCCGCGGAGAGGATGACTTCCAGAACCACCAGGATCAGGATCACCGAGATCGCGCTGGCCTCCATGTCCACCTCCCAAAGAAAAAGACCACCGCAAGCGCGGTGGTCTTGCCCGGGCCTTACCGCCCCCGGCCTCCCGGGGCCTAGGGGCCCGTCCTGACGGGAGGCCGGCCTTGGGGCTACTCCCCAACCTGGTTCATTCTAGCATAAAGGGGGGTCAGGCAAGCCCCAGAAGGGCCTTGAGCCCCAAGGCGGCCTCTACCCCTTGGGTGCCGTAGTTGTTGTTGAAGAGGACGAAAACCCTTTCCGCACCCTCCGCCAGGGTCCTTGTGGCCTGGGCAAGGTCTCGGAGTTCCTCCTCGCTATAGCGCCAGTTGAAGCGCTCGTAGGGCTTCCCGTGGGGTCCCTTCCAGGTGTCGGCGTTCCGGCCGTGGCAGCGGAGGACGGCCACGGGGTGGGTGGCCTCGAGGACCCTCGGGGGGGCCTCGGGGTGGGGGGGTGCGTCCACGCTCACGTGGATGAGACCAAGGCGGGAGAGCTCCTTCCTCACGAACCCCCAGGCGGTGTACCACTTGGGGTTGCGGAACTCCACGGCCACCCAGTACCCTCGGGTCCTCTCCGCCAGGCGCTCTAGGTACTGGAAGCTCCTAGGTTTGGGTTCGGTCCAGGGAGGGAGGCCGAAGTGGAGGTATCCCAGCTTACCCGCTTCCCTCAAGGGGCTTAAGGCGGCGAAGAAGCGCCTCCAGGCCTCCTCCACCACCTCCTCCGGCACCTCCCGCTGGGGAAGGTGGCCCTCCTCTTGGGGGAGGAGGACCTTTAGGTCCTTGGGGAGGGCCTTCGCCTCGAGGCCGTGGCCGGTGAAGGCGGAGAAGGCCTTGACGTGAAAGAGGAAGCCCTCGGGGGTCCTCTCCGCCCACTTCCGCACCACCTCGAGGCGGGGCAGGGCGTAGAAGGTGCTGTCCACCTCCACGGTGTCAAAGAAACGGGCGTAGTGGCGGAGGCGCTTTTCTGGGTCATTTCTCGCCTCGGGGGGGTACCAGCCGGAGGCGAGGAGGGTGGGGTCAGTCCAGCTTGCCGTGCCCACGCGGACTTCCGCCACCCCTCCATTTTACGGCTTCCCTGGGGCCCCTCTTGGGCCGCCTCCCTTCCCCCACCCTGTACCATGGGGTCATGGGCTCCTCCTGGCCCAAGCCTCGCCTCGTGGTGAGCGCCTGCTTGGGGTTCGCCGCCGTGCGCTATTCCGGGGAGCTCATCCCCGACAAGGTGGTGGCGGCCCTTAGGGAGCACGTGGACTTCCTCCCCGTCTGCCCCGAGGTGGAGATCGGCCTCGGGGTGCCGAGGCCGGTGGTGCGCCTGGTGCGGGGGGAAGGGGGCGTTAGGATGGTCCAGCCCAGGACCGGAGAGGACCTCACGGAGAGGATGCAGGCCTTCGGCCGGGGGTTCCTCGAGGGCCTGGGCCAGGTGGAAGGCTTCCTCCTCAAAAACCGCTCCCCCAGCTGCGCCCTCAAGGACGCCAAGGTTTACGCCCACCCCGAAGGGGGCGGGGTGGTGGGGAAGGGCGCGGGCCTCTTCGCCAGGCTCGTGGAGGAGCGCTTTCCCCTCCTCCCCAAGGAGGACGAGGGGCGGCTCACGAACGCCAGGATCCGGGCCCAGTTCCTCACCCGGGTCTTCGGCCTGGCCAGGCTGCGGGAGGTGCGGGACCTTCCTAGCCTCCAGGCCTTCCACGCCCGCTACAAGCTCCTCCTTATGGCCTACAGCCAGAAGGAGGCGAGGGTCCTGGGACGCTTCCTCGCCGAGGCCCAGGGGAGGCCCTTCCCCGAGGTCCATCGGGCCTACGAGGAGGGGTTTTTGCGGGCCACGGAGAGGCCCTACCGCCTCGGCGCCATGGCCGACGCCCTCCTCCACGCCTTCGGGCATTTCAAAAAGGCCCTTTCCCCTAGGGAGAAGGCCCACTTCCTGGACCTTCTTTTGGACTTCCGGGAGGAGCGCCTTCCCCTCGAGGCCCCCCTCGCCCTCCTCGCCTCCTGGGCCCGGCGCTTCGCCGAGCCCTACGTGGAGGCCCAGGCCCTCCTGGAGCCCTATCCCCGGGCCCTGATGCACGTTCCCGGGGCCTAGAGGAACCGGGCGAGAATCCGGCCCAGGGCCTCTATTCGCCCGCGCCCGCCCCTCGGCGCGGGACCCAAAGAGGAAGGCGGCCTGGACCTGGGGGAAGGGAGCGAGGACCTCGCGGAGCCGGGCCTCTTGGGCTTCCACGCCTTCTAGTTACACCCGCTCCACCCGCCCCCGCGCCTCCTTTGGGTTTCCCGCCCCGATGGCGAAGAGGGCGGTCCTAAGCTCCTCCAGGTAGTCCCGGATCCAGGCCGCCACCCTCTCCGCTCCCTCCAGGGCAGGCCGCAAAAGGGGCCGGGCCACGGCCACAAGGTCTGCCCCCAGGGCCAGGGCCTTGGCGGCTTCCGTCCCCGTGTACACCCCCCCAGAGGCCACGAGGGGAAGTTCGGGCAGGACCTCCCGGACCTCCAGGATGGCCCTTGCGGTAGGGATTCCGATCTCGCAGAGCTCCGGGTGGCGTACCTCCCCGAAGCGTACCCACTCCTCCACCCGGGCCCAGCTCGTCCCCCCGGCCCCGGCCACGTCCACCGCCGCCAGGGGTAGGTCCCGTAGGGCGAGGGCCGCCTCCCGGGAGAGGCCGTGCCCCACCTCCTTCACCAAGACGGGGAAGGGAAGGGGTAGGAGGGCCTCTAGCCTCGCAAGAAGGCCCCGGAAGTCCGTGTCCCCCCCCTGCACCGCCTCCTGCAAGGGGTTGATGTGCAAGGCGAGGGCGTCCGCTTCCAAAAGCTCCACCAGGCGCAGGAGGTCCTCCCGGCCGTAGCGCCTGAGCTGGGCGAGGCCTAGGTTGGCGATGAGGAGAACTTTGGGGGCCACCTGGCGCACCCGGAAGCTCCTCAGGGCCTCGGGGCGCTCCAGGACGATTCGGCCCGAGCCCAGCATCATTCCCACCCCCAGGGCCTCGGCGGCCTCGGCCAGGGCCAGGTTGATCCTTTCCCCGTTTTCCTCCCCCCCGGTCATGGCCCCGATGAGGAAGGGGGCCTTCAGGGTCTTCCCCAGGAAGGGGGTGGTGAGGTCTATCTCGGAAAGGGCAAGGCCCGCCAGGGCCTGGTAGCGGAGGCGGAAGGCTTCCAGCCCCGTGGTGGTCCTCTGGTAGGCCACCTCGCCCTCGAGGCAGGCCTCCAGATGCTTCCGCTTCCGCTCGGCGGTGTTCACGTAAGGCCCTCCTGCAGGCTTCTCGGCATCCGCTCCAGCCCCAGGTCGTGGGCGATGAGCCTCGCCGTCATCTTGGCGGACATCATCACGCTGGGCAGGCCCGCCCCGGGCTGGTAGCTCTGGCCCACCAGGTAGAGGCCCTGGACGTCCTCCGAGCGGTTCTTGGGGCGGAAGGAGGCCGTCTGCCAGAGCACGGGCTCGGGGCCGAAGGCGTTGCCCAGGTGGCTATTCAGGGTCCACTGGAAGTAGTCCGGGGTGATGTAGTGGGCGTAGACCAGGCGGTCCATCAGCCCGGGGAGAAAGCCCCTCTCGTCCAGGTAGCGGAGGGCCTTTTCTAGGTAGCCGGGGCCGAGCCTCCCCCAGTCCAGGCCGCTCCCGTTGTGGGGCACGGGGACCAGGGTGTAGGCGGCGTGGTGGCCCGGGGGGGCCAGGGAGGGGTCGGTGAGGGTGGGGAGGTGGAGGTAGTGGGCGAAGTCCTCGGGGAGGACCTTGCGCCCAAAGATGTCCTGGAGGAGCCCCTCGTAGCGGTGGGAGAGGAGGACGTTGTGGTGCTTAAGCTTCTCCCCCTCGTCCCCACGGGCCTTGAAGCCGAAGTAGGCCACGAAGAGGCTCATGGAAAGCCGCGTGCGCCTGAGGCGCCAGTCGGCGTGCCAGAA
The sequence above is drawn from the Thermus islandicus DSM 21543 genome and encodes:
- a CDS encoding DUF72 domain-containing protein; translated protein: MAEVRVGTASWTDPTLLASGWYPPEARNDPEKRLRHYARFFDTVEVDSTFYALPRLEVVRKWAERTPEGFLFHVKAFSAFTGHGLEAKALPKDLKVLLPQEEGHLPQREVPEEVVEEAWRRFFAALSPLREAGKLGYLHFGLPPWTEPKPRSFQYLERLAERTRGYWVAVEFRNPKWYTAWGFVRKELSRLGLIHVSVDAPPHPEAPPRVLEATHPVAVLRCHGRNADTWKGPHGKPYERFNWRYSEEELRDLAQATRTLAEGAERVFVLFNNNYGTQGVEAALGLKALLGLA
- a CDS encoding YbgA family protein translates to MGSSWPKPRLVVSACLGFAAVRYSGELIPDKVVAALREHVDFLPVCPEVEIGLGVPRPVVRLVRGEGGVRMVQPRTGEDLTERMQAFGRGFLEGLGQVEGFLLKNRSPSCALKDAKVYAHPEGGGVVGKGAGLFARLVEERFPLLPKEDEGRLTNARIRAQFLTRVFGLARLREVRDLPSLQAFHARYKLLLMAYSQKEARVLGRFLAEAQGRPFPEVHRAYEEGFLRATERPYRLGAMADALLHAFGHFKKALSPREKAHFLDLLLDFREERLPLEAPLALLASWARRFAEPYVEAQALLEPYPRALMHVPGA
- the fni gene encoding type 2 isopentenyl-diphosphate Delta-isomerase, whose amino-acid sequence is MNTAERKRKHLEACLEGEVAYQRTTTGLEAFRLRYQALAGLALSEIDLTTPFLGKTLKAPFLIGAMTGGEENGERINLALAEAAEALGVGMMLGSGRIVLERPEALRSFRVRQVAPKVLLIANLGLAQLRRYGREDLLRLVELLEADALALHINPLQEAVQGGDTDFRGLLARLEALLPLPFPVLVKEVGHGLSREAALALRDLPLAAVDVAGAGGTSWARVEEWVRFGEVRHPELCEIGIPTARAILEVREVLPELPLVASGGVYTGTEAAKALALGADLVAVARPLLRPALEGAERVAAWIRDYLEELRTALFAIGAGNPKEARGRVERV